One part of the Aurantibacillus circumpalustris genome encodes these proteins:
- a CDS encoding AsmA-like C-terminal region-containing protein yields the protein MLTFILLEENPILNTKKRSVFKRIRRIILWIVSLVLFFILALITLLFVYENDVKAAIIKELNKHLKAEVQVDPKNIDLTIISSFPDCSIQFRNLLMLDAFPIKNKDTLLFAGQLNLHFNIKDLWNKNYEIKKIKLKQGVVKLLILKDGTPNYEFWNKSESKTNESGNINFNLKMVSVVNSKLSFKNKQSLIKTSLQIKQLVFKGSFKEEEFEMESDAKLFIHELVQGKTHYLREKECDIAMSLLVNDDSYSIKTAKVNLNKLKLELSGRVDYRDKLERADLKYKAPNLDIASLLSLLPEKFKGKINEYESSGNFYAEGTFRYLNKDTYSIVSDFGIKQGIITYKPNGAKATQVNLEGYLNYTKSASVLNLKNIHLTIKNDEIRGACLINDFENPYLKFSANATVKLENLINFWPIDTLSELKGNLQIDTEVEGLLSVLKEQAFSDKVKVKLKANVSKLEAKFKHDEKSYNVESCEIRAIERQIEVKDLKLERGSSDLKLNGKIPGVFNYLMDRTAPLTITGSLYSDYIKLEDFITPSGKSSETKEKPLIPSNVNFKLNAAIVKFSFGKFNANAITGEIEIKNQKAIVSDMKLLTMEGEAEINAFADNSKNRLEVALESKLSNINITELFSQLNNFGQEVLTEKNIKGSATATIEFSGTWNNKLEADLNSIHSLCNLQIERGELNDFKPLLSLSKFVDVEELKRIKFSSLQSAVEIKNGTIIIPRTSIKNSALDVQVSGTHTFDNHIDYHIQLLLNQYLAKKRKGKESEFGPIENDPEYRRSAFIRMTGTIDNPDIKYDFKGQKEKIKDDIAREKKTMKQLFKEEWNLFKKDTSVTKSKKPETVFELEKPEQASPKKTLELKKKEEEDF from the coding sequence TTGCTCACATTTATACTGTTGGAGGAGAACCCTATTTTAAATACGAAGAAACGATCTGTTTTTAAAAGAATCAGGAGAATAATCTTATGGATTGTTTCGCTCGTTTTATTTTTCATACTGGCGTTAATTACTTTATTATTTGTTTACGAAAACGATGTAAAAGCAGCTATCATTAAGGAGTTGAACAAACACCTTAAAGCAGAAGTGCAAGTCGACCCAAAAAACATTGACCTTACAATTATAAGCAGCTTCCCTGATTGCTCCATTCAATTCAGGAATCTTCTTATGCTGGATGCTTTTCCAATTAAAAATAAAGACACTCTTTTATTTGCCGGGCAACTCAATCTCCATTTTAATATTAAGGATTTGTGGAATAAAAACTATGAAATAAAAAAAATAAAACTAAAACAAGGAGTTGTAAAACTGTTGATTCTAAAGGACGGAACGCCAAATTATGAATTTTGGAACAAGTCTGAAAGCAAAACAAATGAGTCAGGAAACATAAACTTTAATCTTAAAATGGTGAGTGTTGTGAATTCTAAATTGAGTTTTAAAAACAAACAAAGTTTAATTAAAACAAGCCTTCAAATAAAGCAACTTGTTTTTAAGGGAAGTTTTAAAGAGGAAGAATTTGAAATGGAGTCTGATGCTAAACTATTCATACACGAATTAGTACAAGGCAAAACGCACTATTTAAGAGAGAAGGAATGCGACATTGCTATGAGTTTATTGGTAAATGACGATTCCTATTCTATTAAAACAGCAAAAGTAAATTTGAATAAATTGAAATTAGAGCTAAGCGGACGCGTTGATTATAGGGACAAACTTGAAAGGGCGGACCTCAAGTATAAAGCCCCAAACTTAGACATTGCCTCTTTATTATCCTTGTTACCAGAAAAATTTAAGGGTAAAATAAATGAGTATGAAAGTTCGGGGAATTTTTATGCTGAAGGAACGTTTCGGTATTTAAATAAAGACACTTACAGCATAGTGAGTGATTTTGGAATTAAACAAGGCATAATTACGTATAAACCAAATGGTGCCAAAGCAACGCAGGTAAACTTAGAAGGGTATTTAAATTACACGAAAAGCGCTTCCGTTTTAAATTTAAAAAACATTCATCTCACTATTAAGAATGACGAAATAAGGGGAGCTTGTCTTATTAATGATTTTGAAAACCCTTATTTAAAATTTTCTGCTAATGCAACTGTAAAACTCGAAAACCTAATCAATTTTTGGCCAATAGATACTTTAAGTGAACTGAAAGGAAATCTGCAAATAGATACAGAAGTAGAAGGACTTTTGAGTGTGCTTAAGGAACAAGCTTTTTCTGACAAAGTGAAAGTAAAATTAAAGGCTAACGTTTCTAAACTTGAAGCAAAATTTAAACACGATGAAAAAAGTTATAATGTAGAAAGCTGCGAAATAAGAGCTATAGAAAGGCAGATCGAGGTGAAGGATTTGAAATTAGAACGTGGTAGCTCTGATTTAAAACTCAATGGTAAAATTCCCGGAGTATTTAATTACCTTATGGATAGAACGGCGCCACTCACTATTACAGGAAGTTTGTATTCTGATTATATAAAGTTGGAAGACTTTATAACGCCAAGTGGAAAATCTTCGGAGACAAAAGAAAAACCACTAATTCCTTCAAACGTAAATTTCAAATTAAATGCGGCAATTGTAAAATTTAGTTTTGGAAAGTTTAATGCCAATGCAATAACGGGTGAAATAGAGATTAAAAATCAGAAAGCGATTGTGAGTGATATGAAACTGCTGACCATGGAGGGCGAAGCAGAAATAAATGCCTTTGCTGATAATTCTAAAAACAGGCTAGAGGTTGCGCTTGAAAGCAAGTTAAGCAACATTAACATCACTGAACTTTTTTCACAGCTAAATAATTTTGGACAAGAAGTGCTCACTGAAAAAAACATTAAAGGTTCGGCTACTGCAACAATAGAATTTTCGGGAACGTGGAATAATAAATTGGAGGCAGATTTAAATTCAATACATTCTCTTTGTAACCTTCAAATTGAACGCGGAGAGTTAAACGATTTTAAACCCTTGTTGAGTTTGTCAAAATTTGTGGATGTAGAAGAATTAAAGAGAATTAAATTTTCTTCTTTACAAAGTGCAGTAGAAATAAAAAACGGCACGATAATAATTCCTAGAACATCGATAAAAAATTCGGCGCTCGATGTTCAGGTTTCAGGCACGCACACATTCGATAATCACATTGATTACCATATTCAGTTATTACTAAATCAATATCTCGCAAAAAAGAGAAAGGGAAAAGAATCAGAGTTTGGTCCAATTGAAAACGATCCTGAGTACCGCCGCAGTGCATTTATACGGATGACGGGAACCATTGATAATCCAGATATTAAGTATGATTTTAAAGGTCAGAAAGAAAAAATTAAAGATGATATAGCTCGAGAAAAGAAAACAATGAAACAGCTTTTTAAAGAAGAGTGGAATCTGTTTAAAAAAGACACAAGCGTAACAAAATCTAAAAAACCAGAAACAGTATTCGAACTCGAAAAACCCGAACAAGCTTCCCCAAAGAAAACTTTGGAATTAAAAAAGAAGGAAGAGGAGGATTTTTAG
- a CDS encoding GIN domain-containing protein, with protein sequence MEVSIFQGTEYKVEVTAGENIIKNISTKIKDDTLRLDNNNKCNVVRGYKRKVKIKITSPYLEQVSNYGVGPITFDEDVKQDKIFVKAENSGDTYINGTYDEIRTSSHGNGDMYLKGTTKNLQVYTSGTNFTKAEELTITNYVFISSYSIGDAFFNIGDNITLDYLIWSDGSIYYKGNAHVNNLSEKQGKGLAIKQD encoded by the coding sequence ATGGAAGTGTCCATTTTTCAAGGAACTGAATATAAAGTAGAGGTAACTGCAGGAGAAAACATCATAAAAAATATTTCTACGAAAATAAAAGACGATACCTTAAGGTTGGATAACAACAACAAATGCAACGTTGTAAGGGGTTACAAGCGGAAGGTAAAAATTAAAATTACCTCGCCTTATCTGGAGCAAGTATCAAATTACGGTGTTGGTCCAATTACATTTGATGAGGATGTTAAGCAGGACAAAATCTTTGTGAAGGCCGAAAATTCAGGAGATACGTACATTAACGGTACCTACGACGAAATTCGCACAAGTTCACACGGAAATGGGGACATGTATTTAAAAGGAACAACAAAGAATTTACAAGTGTATACTTCTGGCACAAATTTTACGAAAGCAGAAGAACTTACTATTACGAATTATGTGTTTATTTCAAGTTATAGTATTGGGGACGCCTTTTTTAATATCGGTGATAACATTACTTTAGATTATCTCATTTGGAGTGATGGAAGTATTTATTATAAAGGCAATGCCCACGTTAATAATCTAAGCGAGAAGCAGGGCAAAGGACTTGCTATTAAGCAAGACTAG
- a CDS encoding GIY-YIG nuclease family protein gives MFFAYIIVSEVKGLRFYVGMSEHPESRLNEHNSGKTTSTKGYKPWQLFFTEQFATRVLAREREKYWKSGIGKEKIKEKWQRLLDK, from the coding sequence ATGTTTTTTGCTTACATTATTGTTAGTGAAGTTAAAGGCTTACGATTTTACGTTGGCATGTCTGAACATCCTGAAAGTAGATTGAATGAGCACAATAGCGGTAAAACAACATCTACCAAAGGTTATAAGCCATGGCAGTTATTTTTCACAGAACAGTTTGCTACAAGAGTTTTAGCTCGTGAAAGAGAAAAATACTGGAAATCGGGTATTGGAAAAGAGAAGATAAAAGAAAAATGGCAGCGATTGTTGGATAAATAG
- a CDS encoding glycosyltransferase family 2 protein, whose amino-acid sequence MVNYNVKHFLEQCLFSVFKALKNIEAEVFVVDNNSVDGSVTLLQEKFPNVKLIRNKNNVGFSVANNQAIKESQGKYVLLLNPDTVVQEDTFEKTLAFMEKTPDAGGLGIKMLDGKGTFLPESKRGLPVPAVAFYKIFGLAKLFPNSKKFGQYHLTYLNKNENHSVDVLSGAFMLIRKEVLKKVGLLDETFFMYGEDIDLSYRITQGGYKNYYFAESSIIHYKGESTKKSSVNYVIVFYKAMAIFAKKHFSQSNARLFNTLIHLAIYLRATLAITTRFAKQLFFPAIDFLLILLGLYLCKDIYETRFKLYPNFYSAEIINLFFPIYALVWMIFTYLSGGYDTPTSLRRIARGVLTGTAFILIVYSLLPEYYRFSRALILIGSFYALLTYIITRVIYHFFKIKQFKLGGHRTNARIAIIGSEPEFNRVNGLLKETNIQSEFIGFISNENNGVKNEAYIGHLQQIDEAIDIHNINEIIFCARDISSRDIIDKMISLVTKGVEFKIAPPESLSIIGSNSIDTAGDLYVIDVNNVGRPENRRNKRFLDILVSLFLLLFIWLFVWFQKNKSGFITNVFKVLFGFYSWVGYGKSIRKDLPSLRPSILTPADSLKGATNDDRINKAFLNYSKDYRVENDLRILLQNHKELGR is encoded by the coding sequence ATCGTCAATTACAACGTTAAGCACTTTTTAGAACAGTGTCTTTTTTCCGTTTTTAAAGCCTTGAAAAACATTGAAGCTGAGGTGTTTGTTGTAGACAATAACTCCGTAGATGGCTCGGTAACGCTTCTTCAGGAAAAATTTCCCAATGTTAAGCTCATTCGTAACAAAAACAATGTTGGCTTCTCGGTTGCCAATAATCAAGCCATTAAGGAATCTCAGGGTAAATATGTACTTCTTTTAAATCCAGATACGGTTGTTCAGGAAGATACTTTTGAGAAAACTTTGGCTTTTATGGAAAAAACTCCCGATGCCGGTGGTCTAGGCATTAAAATGTTAGATGGTAAAGGCACTTTTCTGCCCGAAAGTAAGCGCGGACTCCCTGTTCCCGCTGTTGCTTTTTACAAAATTTTTGGTCTTGCCAAACTGTTTCCAAACTCAAAAAAATTCGGACAATATCATCTTACTTACCTCAATAAAAATGAAAACCACAGTGTTGACGTGTTGAGCGGTGCATTTATGCTCATACGAAAAGAAGTATTGAAAAAAGTGGGTTTACTTGACGAGACTTTTTTTATGTATGGAGAAGACATTGATCTTTCTTACCGCATTACTCAGGGAGGTTATAAAAATTACTATTTCGCCGAAAGCAGTATTATTCATTACAAAGGCGAGAGCACCAAAAAAAGCAGTGTAAATTATGTCATTGTTTTTTACAAAGCCATGGCCATTTTTGCTAAAAAGCATTTTAGTCAGAGTAACGCTCGCTTGTTTAATACATTAATTCATCTTGCCATTTATTTAAGGGCAACATTGGCTATTACAACACGTTTTGCAAAACAGTTATTTTTTCCAGCAATTGATTTTTTGCTGATTTTACTAGGACTCTACCTTTGTAAGGATATTTATGAAACGCGTTTTAAACTTTATCCTAATTTTTATTCGGCTGAAATTATTAATCTTTTTTTTCCGATATACGCCCTCGTTTGGATGATATTCACCTACCTCAGCGGTGGATATGATACCCCCACAAGTCTCAGAAGAATAGCGCGAGGTGTTTTAACCGGCACGGCATTTATCCTTATTGTGTATTCTCTACTACCAGAATATTATCGCTTTTCCAGAGCATTGATCCTTATAGGTTCTTTTTACGCATTACTAACTTACATTATTACACGTGTTATTTATCACTTTTTTAAAATAAAACAGTTTAAGTTAGGCGGACATCGCACAAATGCTCGTATTGCCATTATTGGTAGTGAACCTGAATTTAATCGTGTAAATGGTTTGCTGAAAGAAACAAATATTCAATCTGAATTTATTGGTTTTATAAGTAACGAAAATAATGGCGTAAAAAACGAAGCCTACATTGGACATTTGCAACAAATAGATGAAGCCATAGATATTCACAACATTAATGAGATTATTTTTTGCGCGCGTGATATTTCTTCTCGCGACATTATCGACAAAATGATTAGTCTTGTTACTAAAGGCGTAGAGTTCAAAATTGCTCCGCCGGAAAGTCTTTCTATCATTGGCAGTAACAGCATCGACACAGCTGGTGATTTGTATGTTATTGATGTAAATAATGTTGGAAGGCCTGAAAATAGACGCAACAAACGCTTCTTGGATATTTTGGTAAGTCTGTTTTTGCTTTTATTTATTTGGTTATTCGTTTGGTTTCAGAAAAATAAAAGTGGTTTTATCACCAATGTCTTTAAAGTTTTATTTGGCTTCTACTCTTGGGTTGGTTATGGTAAAAGCATTAGAAAAGATCTGCCCTCCTTGCGTCCTTCTATATTAACGCCTGCAGATAGTTTAAAGGGTGCGACTAACGATGACCGTATCAATAAAGCTTTTCTAAATTACTCTAAAGATTATAGGGTTGAGAATGATCTTCGCATTCTTCTCCAAAACCACAAAGAGCTAGGTAGATAA
- a CDS encoding protein-disulfide reductase DsbD domain-containing protein — MKKILALCFTLLLSFNFFSQSKNPISWVTSYKSISSTEGEIIIIASIEKGWHMYSQDTTSAGPVPTTFYFEKATGFKLVGKALEIGAHEIFDKAFDAKISSFSDKAEFRQKIKITGKTSFTIPFKVEYMCCDDSMCLPPKTVDLSVKVQ; from the coding sequence ATGAAAAAAATTCTCGCTCTCTGTTTTACTTTACTGCTTTCCTTTAATTTCTTTTCCCAATCTAAAAACCCCATAAGCTGGGTTACAAGTTATAAATCCATTTCTTCAACTGAAGGTGAAATTATTATTATCGCCAGTATTGAAAAAGGTTGGCATATGTATTCGCAAGACACAACCAGTGCTGGTCCGGTGCCTACTACTTTTTATTTTGAAAAAGCTACTGGTTTTAAATTAGTTGGAAAGGCCCTAGAAATAGGTGCCCACGAAATTTTTGATAAAGCCTTTGATGCTAAAATTTCCTCGTTTTCAGATAAAGCAGAATTCAGACAAAAAATCAAAATTACGGGCAAAACAAGTTTCACCATTCCGTTTAAGGTTGAATATATGTGTTGCGACGACAGTATGTGCCTTCCGCCTAAAACAGTTGATCTAAGCGTAAAGGTTCAATAA
- a CDS encoding protein-disulfide reductase DsbD domain-containing protein, which produces MKKILFLLLSTFSFFNVFSQENPIKWKASYTSISATEGEIIVVADIDKGWHTYSQQPNNAVPIPTFFSYKGSKDYELIGSTEENNAHEEFDAALGEKLLVFVDKAEFKQKVRLNTKKAHTIFLKIEYICCDNKMCLPPTTIDLSVKVQ; this is translated from the coding sequence ATGAAAAAAATTCTCTTTCTCCTCTTAAGTACTTTTTCCTTTTTTAATGTTTTCTCTCAAGAAAATCCAATAAAATGGAAGGCGAGTTATACTTCCATTTCTGCTACCGAAGGAGAAATTATTGTGGTTGCCGATATAGATAAAGGCTGGCACACCTATTCACAACAACCAAACAACGCAGTTCCTATTCCAACCTTCTTTAGTTACAAGGGCTCGAAAGATTATGAATTGATTGGCTCTACAGAAGAAAACAATGCGCATGAAGAATTTGATGCGGCTCTAGGTGAAAAACTCCTTGTTTTTGTTGACAAAGCCGAGTTTAAACAAAAAGTGAGGTTGAATACAAAAAAAGCTCATACCATTTTTTTAAAAATAGAATATATTTGTTGTGACAATAAAATGTGCCTACCGCCAACAACAATTGACCTAAGCGTAAAGGTTCAATAA
- a CDS encoding protein-disulfide reductase DsbD family protein, whose protein sequence is MKKLLLLLIFFVSRFVAQESPVSWNFETKKISECEYDLIFKAKIKEPWHIYSIVKNTTKEAEDIWPTTIIFKKSSTYELVGKLKESKPVTEFDKVWEAVVAFHPHTATFTQRVKLLTNEKVKISGDYEVQACTDEMCTRPPVDKFEFNLQGSTSCVPIAAEEKTQESKIDSLISDTLVSSVTVPADTITPPVIEQTIYDENELSASSMSWWAIFLAGFIGGFAALLTPCVFPMIPMNVSFFTKQSKTKQQGIKNAFVYAIFLIVLYVGLGLGVTLIFGAGALHSLSTNVWFNLAFFLLLLVFAISFLGAFEIVLPSSFVNKMDAKSEKGGYVGIFFMAFTLALVSFSCTGPIIGTLLVQAAAGGGISGPFWGMFGFALALALPFGLFAAFPGWLNSLPKSGGWLNSVKVVLGFLELALALKFASNADLVIQAGILTREVFISLWIVIFGLQTAYLLGMFKTSHDSDLKHVSVTRLFFAIISLFVTVYLIPGLWGAPLKIFSGILPPLEYSESPHGFGGNSNSISASSKLNSDTEFGKHIEINKNGIAHFKNDYENALAYAKKTGRPLLVDFTGHACANCRKTEDYIWPDPEITRRLNNEVVLVSLYVDDKRALDPKDFMTVQWYGKEREITDIGDKFKYMEEQVYGQSTQPLYVLLDHDEKQLVSVRGYKTGIEEYGKWIDEGVAAFKKKK, encoded by the coding sequence ATGAAAAAACTACTTCTCCTTCTTATTTTTTTTGTATCCCGTTTTGTTGCGCAAGAAAGTCCTGTAAGCTGGAATTTTGAAACAAAAAAAATATCCGAATGTGAGTATGACCTAATCTTTAAAGCAAAAATTAAAGAACCTTGGCACATATATTCCATCGTAAAAAATACAACCAAAGAAGCAGAAGACATCTGGCCGACAACTATCATATTCAAAAAATCTTCCACATACGAACTTGTTGGTAAACTAAAAGAATCTAAACCGGTAACGGAGTTTGATAAAGTTTGGGAAGCAGTTGTTGCCTTTCATCCACATACAGCAACTTTTACGCAACGTGTAAAATTACTTACAAACGAAAAAGTAAAAATAAGCGGCGACTATGAGGTTCAAGCTTGTACCGATGAAATGTGCACAAGGCCTCCGGTTGACAAATTTGAGTTTAACCTTCAAGGTTCTACCTCCTGTGTGCCAATAGCTGCAGAAGAAAAAACACAAGAAAGCAAAATTGATTCTTTAATATCTGATACTTTAGTTAGCTCTGTAACTGTTCCAGCTGATACAATTACTCCTCCTGTTATCGAACAAACTATTTATGACGAAAACGAACTTTCCGCAAGTTCCATGTCCTGGTGGGCAATTTTTTTAGCAGGATTTATTGGTGGTTTCGCGGCACTTCTTACTCCCTGCGTGTTTCCAATGATTCCGATGAATGTGAGTTTTTTTACAAAACAATCTAAGACAAAACAACAGGGCATAAAAAACGCATTTGTTTATGCTATTTTTCTTATCGTACTATATGTTGGCTTAGGTTTGGGTGTAACTCTCATTTTTGGCGCCGGTGCGCTGCACAGCTTATCCACGAATGTCTGGTTTAATCTTGCCTTCTTTTTATTGTTGCTAGTTTTTGCCATTTCTTTTTTAGGTGCTTTTGAAATAGTTCTTCCAAGTTCCTTTGTAAATAAAATGGACGCTAAATCTGAGAAAGGTGGATACGTCGGCATTTTCTTTATGGCCTTTACACTTGCTTTAGTATCTTTTAGTTGCACCGGTCCTATTATTGGAACGCTTTTAGTACAAGCCGCTGCAGGCGGAGGTATTTCCGGTCCATTTTGGGGAATGTTTGGATTCGCTCTAGCACTCGCACTCCCTTTTGGATTATTTGCTGCCTTTCCAGGTTGGTTAAATTCTTTACCGAAGTCAGGTGGTTGGTTAAACTCAGTAAAAGTAGTTTTAGGTTTCTTAGAATTGGCTCTAGCTCTTAAGTTTGCCTCAAATGCTGATTTGGTTATTCAAGCAGGTATTCTCACGCGCGAGGTTTTTATTTCTTTGTGGATTGTCATCTTTGGATTACAAACCGCTTACTTGTTGGGAATGTTTAAAACGTCACACGATAGTGATTTAAAGCATGTTTCTGTTACACGCTTGTTTTTTGCAATCATTTCTTTATTTGTAACCGTTTACCTTATTCCAGGTTTATGGGGCGCTCCTTTAAAAATCTTTAGTGGCATTCTTCCTCCGCTTGAATACTCAGAGTCGCCACATGGTTTTGGAGGGAATTCAAACAGCATTTCAGCTTCATCAAAATTAAACTCTGACACTGAATTTGGAAAGCATATCGAAATAAATAAAAATGGTATTGCTCATTTCAAAAATGATTACGAAAACGCTTTGGCTTACGCGAAAAAAACCGGAAGACCTTTGTTAGTTGATTTTACAGGGCATGCTTGTGCTAATTGTCGAAAAACTGAAGATTACATCTGGCCTGATCCTGAAATTACCAGACGCTTAAACAATGAGGTCGTGCTTGTTTCATTATATGTTGATGATAAGCGTGCTCTTGATCCAAAAGATTTTATGACCGTACAGTGGTATGGTAAAGAACGAGAGATAACCGACATTGGTGACAAATTTAAATACATGGAGGAACAAGTTTACGGACAAAGCACACAACCACTCTATGTGTTGCTCGATCATGATGAAAAACAATTAGTAAGTGTACGCGGTTATAAAACAGGTATTGAAGAATACGGAAAGTGGATAGATGAAGGCGTCGCCGCTTTCAAAAAGAAAAAATAG
- a CDS encoding ferritin, with protein MLSPQVSKALNKQIEVEGFSSQYYLAMASWAETQGLNGVSAFLYHHADEERMHMLKLIKFVNERGGHGVVPALKQPPVTYKSVKSVFEEILKHEMKVTSDINSLVDSTLKEKDYSTHNFLQWYVSEQIEEEALARQIVDKLKLIGDDKGGLYFFDRDLEAMAKTMGTKETEEKKK; from the coding sequence ATGTTATCACCACAAGTTAGTAAGGCTTTAAACAAGCAAATAGAAGTAGAAGGTTTTTCATCTCAATATTATTTAGCAATGGCTAGTTGGGCTGAAACTCAAGGTTTAAATGGTGTTTCTGCCTTTCTGTATCACCATGCTGATGAAGAACGTATGCATATGCTTAAACTGATTAAGTTTGTAAACGAACGTGGTGGTCACGGTGTTGTACCTGCATTAAAACAACCTCCAGTTACTTACAAATCTGTAAAATCTGTTTTTGAAGAAATTCTAAAACACGAAATGAAAGTAACGTCTGATATCAATTCATTGGTAGATTCTACGCTAAAAGAAAAAGACTATAGCACGCATAACTTCTTACAATGGTATGTGAGTGAGCAAATTGAAGAAGAAGCTTTAGCAAGACAAATCGTTGATAAACTAAAATTAATAGGCGACGATAAAGGTGGTTTATATTTCTTCGACCGCGATTTGGAAGCAATGGCTAAAACAATGGGCACTAAAGAAACAGAAGAAAAAAAGAAATAA
- a CDS encoding FtsB family cell division protein, with amino-acid sequence MLLLKLLKNKYFLTLIAIIVWLIFFDKNDVFTQYELIKKCQKLDTDKEYYLTQIETNKANLNELRTNKKSLETFSREKYLMKKENEDVYVFVTK; translated from the coding sequence ATGTTATTATTAAAACTTCTTAAAAATAAATATTTTTTAACGCTTATTGCCATTATCGTATGGCTTATTTTTTTTGACAAGAACGATGTTTTTACTCAGTACGAATTAATTAAAAAGTGTCAAAAATTAGACACGGATAAGGAGTATTACCTTACGCAGATTGAAACGAATAAAGCCAATTTAAACGAACTCCGTACAAATAAAAAGAGCCTTGAAACTTTTTCGAGAGAGAAATATTTAATGAAAAAGGAAAACGAAGACGTTTATGTCTTCGTTACTAAATAA
- a CDS encoding L,D-transpeptidase family protein, which translates to MIHIKKIINTCLLACISILLSFQNLSFKDQQLKNNRVKKAYASHWATLQNLLVDKQINKSKFDLYIRVFKQEGVLEAWVKNKTQNGYTLLKNFSVCAKSGALGPKRKQGDGQVPEGFYEISAFQPNSSYHLALKVSYPNKSDHLKTTASDPGGDIMIHGNCVTIGCIPIQDEPIEELYVLAVEAKNNSSSVYSDIYPFRFNENNRQLLENCKPELQEFWKNLKSSYENFESKKVRLQVTVDSKGNYTFNSK; encoded by the coding sequence ATGATTCATATTAAAAAGATTATCAATACCTGTTTGTTAGCTTGTATTAGCATACTCCTGTCTTTTCAAAATCTTTCCTTTAAAGATCAACAGCTTAAAAACAACCGTGTTAAAAAGGCGTATGCGAGCCACTGGGCAACCTTGCAAAATCTATTGGTAGATAAACAAATTAACAAGTCTAAATTTGATTTATACATCCGCGTTTTTAAACAAGAAGGCGTTCTCGAGGCTTGGGTTAAAAATAAAACCCAAAACGGCTACACGTTACTGAAAAACTTTTCTGTTTGTGCTAAAAGTGGAGCGCTCGGTCCTAAACGCAAACAAGGTGATGGCCAGGTTCCCGAAGGATTTTATGAGATTTCTGCTTTTCAACCAAACAGTAGTTATCATCTTGCATTAAAGGTTAGTTACCCTAATAAAAGTGATCACCTCAAAACAACAGCTTCCGATCCGGGAGGTGACATTATGATTCACGGTAATTGTGTCACCATTGGTTGTATTCCGATTCAAGATGAGCCTATAGAAGAGCTGTACGTTTTGGCGGTAGAAGCAAAAAATAATAGCAGCAGTGTTTACAGCGATATTTATCCTTTCCGTTTTAATGAAAACAACAGACAGCTTTTAGAAAACTGCAAGCCTGAATTGCAAGAATTTTGGAAAAATCTTAAATCTTCTTACGAGAATTTTGAATCTAAAAAAGTCCGTCTACAAGTAACCGTCGATTCAAAAGGAAATTATACCTTTAATTCGAAATAA
- a CDS encoding DUF4296 domain-containing protein, whose protein sequence is MFKALYLFLTLSLLFFAACVSTANKEDKVPAEILNRDTLIKILAEFALAESAANLNVTNINFNKMDSAYAFNPIKDNHVRQSQYDSAITYYVGHPELYKEIYENVLVTLSELQAKRAPAATDTSAK, encoded by the coding sequence ATGTTTAAGGCACTATATCTCTTTTTGACTCTCTCCCTACTTTTTTTCGCTGCGTGTGTAAGCACCGCGAATAAAGAAGACAAGGTGCCTGCTGAAATCTTAAATAGAGATACCTTGATTAAAATTCTAGCGGAATTTGCATTAGCTGAAAGTGCTGCGAACTTAAATGTAACTAACATTAACTTTAATAAGATGGACTCTGCGTATGCTTTTAATCCGATAAAAGACAATCATGTAAGACAATCACAATACGATTCTGCCATTACTTACTATGTGGGCCACCCAGAGCTTTATAAAGAAATTTATGAAAACGTGTTGGTAACTTTAAGTGAATTGCAAGCAAAGAGAGCCCCTGCTGCTACTGATACATCTGCAAAATAG